A window of Parambassis ranga chromosome 10, fParRan2.1, whole genome shotgun sequence contains these coding sequences:
- the LOC114442994 gene encoding cysteine-rich and transmembrane domain-containing protein 1 yields the protein MNFEQPPPYPGNGPTAPGYPVQAPPPQGYPPQGYPQPGYPVNMEQPAYPNYPAGPMGPGGPYPGPGQPPYQGYPGQPQFGWQGGPPPGPMYGEAPKNTVYVVEDRRRDDTGDTCLTACWTALCCCCLWDMLT from the exons ATGAATTTTGAGCAGCCCCCTCCATACCCAGGCAATGGCCCAACTGCACCAGGCTACCCAGTCCAGGCACCGCCTCCTCAAGGCTATCCGCCTCAGGGTTATCCTCAACCGGGATATCCTGTCAACATGGAGCAGCCGGCTTACCCCAACTACCCTGCTGGACCAATGGGACCTGGAGGTCCTTATCCTGGTCCAGGACAGCCACCTTATCAAGGATACCCAGGACAGCCACAGTTTGGTTGGCAAGGTGGACCCCCACCTGGCCCTATGTATGGGGAAGCTCCCAAAAATACAG tGTACGTGGTGGAGGACAGGAGAAGGGATGACACCGGAGACACATGCTTGACAGCCTGCTGGACAgctctgtgttgctgctgtctctgggACATGCTAACATAA